The following coding sequences are from one Chromatiales bacterium window:
- a CDS encoding phosphate ABC transporter substrate-binding protein has protein sequence MRRLVILALALMAPAVLAQTETPKTSLTWAGCGITQKAFMRALAEAYEQKSGVHIDIRGGGATKGIRASTAQEVDMGGTCRLKLEDEVSEANAYLEPVAWDALAVIVHKDNPVNDISIGQLKALYEGRISNWSELGGPNAPVELFVRRGKISGVGRTLRQLVFANYEQEFPSGREFPSTGPLEEALEKNIHAIGVTGISSARKRDVKILTLDGKSPNYENIKSGAYLLYRPLYIVYNPDTPQKEEISKFVQFAQTRDGKAIIKANGVVPYTEALSLIMKQLEQERIARDAGLYR, from the coding sequence ATGCGACGTCTCGTCATCCTGGCGCTGGCACTGATGGCACCCGCCGTCCTTGCCCAGACCGAAACCCCCAAGACCAGCCTTACCTGGGCCGGCTGCGGCATCACTCAGAAGGCCTTCATGCGTGCCCTGGCCGAGGCCTACGAACAAAAGTCCGGCGTCCACATCGACATCCGTGGGGGTGGCGCCACCAAGGGCATTCGTGCCTCCACCGCCCAGGAAGTGGACATGGGCGGCACCTGTCGCCTGAAGCTCGAGGACGAGGTCTCCGAGGCAAATGCCTATCTGGAGCCGGTGGCCTGGGATGCCCTCGCCGTGATCGTGCACAAGGACAATCCGGTAAACGACATCAGCATCGGGCAGCTCAAGGCCCTGTACGAAGGCCGGATCAGCAACTGGTCCGAGCTGGGCGGCCCGAATGCCCCCGTGGAGCTCTTCGTGCGCCGCGGCAAGATCTCCGGCGTGGGTCGCACCCTGCGACAGCTAGTATTCGCGAATTACGAACAGGAGTTCCCGTCGGGTCGCGAGTTCCCGTCCACCGGTCCGCTGGAAGAGGCCCTGGAAAAGAACATTCACGCCATCGGCGTGACCGGCATCAGCAGCGCGCGCAAGCGGGACGTGAAGATCCTGACCCTGGACGGCAAGTCGCCGAACTACGAGAACATCAAGTCCGGTGCCTACCTGCTCTACCGTCCCCTGTACATCGTCTACAACCCGGACACCCCGCAGAAGGAGGAGATATCCAAGTTCGTGCAGTTCGCCCAGACGCGTGATGGAAAGGCCATCATCAAGGCCAACGGCGTGGTGCCCTACACCGAGGCCCTGTCGCTGATCATGAAGCAGCTGGAACAGGAACGGATTGCGCGTGATGCAGGCCTCTATCGCTAA